The sequence CGGCGGATGTGATCCGGCAGCGTTTCCTCACCCAGCACCTTTGCCTCCGGCCGCGGTGGCGTCAGGCCCGATGGTCGTCCCAAAACGGCCTGGATCGCAGCAGCAATCTCCGTCCGCCGCTGCTCCCAGCCGCGAATCTCGTCGACTCGTCTCAATGGCGTGCCCTCGACCGCCAGCAGCTCGACCAGCTCCTTTCGACCCGTCTGGCTGGTCTTGAGTTCAGGCTTCGTCCAGGTCGTGGTTGCCTTCCACTCGTTCCAATCGTGGCCTTCCCAAGCGCGGCACACGCGCACGATCGAGCAGGCAACCATCACAAGAGCGACCGCGTTAATCACTGTTCTGCAGCGGGAACCGGAAACCGATTTCATTGCCTGACCCTCGCGTCCATACCTGTGGTGCTTGGCCACTCAGCAAAATCCGCGCCGGCTGGGATGGCGAACGTCCAATCCTTCGAGGTCAGTCGGGTCCCGTGGCATGCGATGGCATACTCGACACTACCCTCGGCTGTGAGGCGAACGAGTACGAGTTCAGCATCCGTGCGAACATCGAAATCAGCCGACCGAATCATGCCTGCGGCGGTCTTGTCCTCTGGATCCCGAGCAATCACAACGTCGCGCCGTCCGTCGGCAAGCTGAATCACAAGGGCGACATGCGAGTCTGAGAGCGGCTCATCTTGTTCAGACAACAACGGCAGCCGCCTGACGGCGGACGCGATCGCCCGGGTCTCGTAGGGTTCGATGACTGCCACAAATGTCGATTCGAGGCCTCCGTTTCCGGGGGCCTGCCTGCGAACGGCCATCCGGGGGATCCATTGCTCCTGCGATTCGTCGTACAGCCCGGCGACAATCCAGCCTTCGATGAGGCCCACCTGTGCATCGTTGGTCAAATCGGTGCAGCGGACGCGAACCTGCTGACCCTCGGGCAGGTACTTGTAATGGTCCTGAATGATCCAATCAACATGACGCTCTGGCCGGGGCTGCTTGTCCATCCGGTAGTTGCGCATTTGCGTGCCGTGGCCGAAATCGGGCTCCGGCTGTAGATTCAGGCTTCTACTGCTCACCTCGGCGAAATGACTGTGCATGAAGCGAGTGTGCTCCTTGCCGCCGGCCGCTCGGAAGATATCGACGACGTAGCAGTCTGCGGCGCTCACGTCGATCAGGGCCACGGTTCGCTCGAATCGTCGGCCGGCGTTCAGCGCCGGACCGGCCACCCGAATCGCGTGTAACATACTCCCGTCGGCCCAGAGCGTCGTCTGTCCGGCCCCGGGCGAAGTATTCGCGCCGTCAACGGTCACCGTGTTGTGGGCGGCCGTCATCGTGTACCATCGGGCGCGCGGCGAGTCCCATCCGCCGAACTGAACCGGCGGATAGCCCAAATCAGGCATCAAGTCGAGTCCCTTGGCGTAGAGGCCCAGGTTCATGCCGTCCGCATGGCCGTGACCTCCGCCGGAATCGTAGTCCAGCCACGCCGCTCGGGCGTCGCGGCCTTGTCCCGAGCGAAGAATCGCCAGATGCCACTGCTGCTTGTTCACGCTTCGCAGGCGAACCTCCGCTCCTTCCTTCTCGATGACCTCGCCGATCGCCTTTCGGAGTGCAGCCGGATCCTTGGCGTACAGGTCAAAAGGCAGACCGTCGAGGCGATCTCCGTTCGCCCGGTAAAGCGTTTGAACGTAGGCGACGTCGCCCGTGCAACAGTAGAAATCCCACAACAGGCTGTGACACGACGGGGCCACACACGTCCACGAAGGGAAAGAGGTCGGACGCGCAAACGACGTTGTGAGCGGCATGCCTGCGTAACCCCCGCCGGCCGACGCGAAACTGCCCGCGTCGCCGCATGTCGGGTAATACCGCCCGAGACAGTGCGTATCGATGTGGAAGCGGTAGGTTTCCTTCAGGCGGGGATGCCGTTCGAGTAGCCGCGGCAGAAGACCGGGGTCGGCCTTGCTGAACTCCGCGAGGAACATGGCCAGCCCCTGAATAGTGAAGACCGCGTAGCCGGACAAGCCCTTCTCGCCTGTAACGCCGTCGACGGCCGTGGCCTTTTCGAGCATCGCGTCCACGGTCCGGTCGAATGCGGCCTTGCTGTCGCCTCCGCCCAGCACTGCATAAATGATGGCAACGGTGATCTCGGTGCGCGGATAGTTGGAAGTTATTTTCGGACGCTGGGCGAGAGGATCTCGCAGAATGCGGTCCTCGATGTTCCGCTGGATGTTGGCAAAGCTGCTCTTGGGATTCTCCAGCCCGATCTCGCGGGCCTTGCCGGACAGGAACCTGACCAGATCGGTATCATCTCTTGAGGCCTCAAAGATCATGTCATACGCCATGACCAGCTCGCGAGTCTCTTCGCAGGCGTCGTGCCAGACGGAGACGTAGCCGCTGGAACCCAGCCGGCGTTCGTAGACCACCGCCTGCTCCTTGAAGTCGAACAGCGGATACAGATCGGCTACGCGGTCGAGCATCACCGCGGCCTTGTGAGCGTACACCGGATCGCCGGTCAGAAGGTGTGCCCCGCTTAGCGTGCGGATGCCGCCCAGAACCGCCTGCTTCCATTGGCCGTAGATCTCATACGCTCCGGCGAACCGCCAGCGTTTATCGCCCTCGACGTATCCTTCGCCGTCGTCCACGCCGAACTTGTGCTTGGGGTCGGCGGGGTCCGGATGCTCGGTGTTGAACAGTAGCGAGCGGTCGGCACGAGCCGGATCGAAGACGCCTTTCTTGTCCAAGCCTGACTTGAAGAACCTGAGGAAGTCGTTTTTCGGAAAGAACTCCTGGCAATGTGGGCACTGGATTTTCCACGGCCGGTTCAGGGCGTCGCACTTCCAGTTGTACATCGGGACGCTCTGGCCGCAGGCCGGGCAATGGCCGTTGGACCAGACCATCCAGGAGCGCGTGATTCCCGGGCCGAACATCAGAGCCCAGAGCTCATCATCCGACCTGTCCATCCAGGGTTGGGCGGCCTGAATCAGGCTGTCACGCACGCCGGCCGCCCACGGATCCTCGGCCACGTTGTCGCGAAGCCGCTGCACGACGTCGGGAGGGTACAGGCTACTGCCCTGCTTGGCTGTCCCGAAAGACCGACTCGACGTCGGTTCCGCCGATGCCCAGGCACATAAGGATGGCACGATCACGACCAAGGATAGTCGCATGATCAGACTCCACGTTACCACTGCTGGGCCGAGACTACCGCCTCGCCCTCCGAATCTCCGGGACTCACATTCTCCATGTGCCGCGATGGCTTCTCGCTGCCATGCGCTCCGTTCCGCGTGATCGAATCCGGCCACGTTGCTCGCCGGGTTGTTCCATGTTGCGCCGGTCCCGAACCCGACGCGATTGGCGCCCACCTGCCCCATCCCCAGTTGGCGCACAATCTCCGACTCGATGATCCGCAGCAACCATGCCGTTCCTGCACGCCGGCATCACAATCGCCCCATTCCGGCAGGATTCATGCTGACGCGGCCTGTTCTCGACAGGGCTTTCTTAAGCCGTATCTCAGTAAGAGCTATATGCTCCTTTTCTGCCCGTCGCGAGACGTCAGCGCGAACAGGTCCATGGGCAGTCCATGCCACACCTCGTCGCGCAGACTGTCCAGCAGACCCAGTACCCGGCCGAAGAGCTCAAGCCTGCGGGGGTCGAGGCTCACCGCCGGTTCTGGGTGAACCAGCAGGTGAATCACGCCGTGAAGACTGAACTGACGTCTGACCTGCCGCTCCTGGAGTTCCAGCCAGTTCTCGATCGGCCAACTATCAGACAGGAAACAATCAGGGGTGACGGTCGTGGGCAACTGCCACAAGCCGCTATCCATGCGGAATGGCAGACCGGTTGCACACCCGCGCCCCCGTTCGGTGAATGGGAAGGCGTCCACCATGCTGGTGTCGTATTTGAGCACGCCCCTCAAGTCGTCGAAGAGGGCTCGCGACCAGAGGAAATTGTCGGCGCGCATCCCGCAGACCTGGTAGCGCTCGAAGAAGGCTCTGGCGTGGTCGATGCGGCGCAGGCGTGCCCGCCGGCCAACGAAGGCCATACGATGATCATGATTGTGGCCATGCCATCCGATTTCGTGACCGGCGGCCCTCAGGTCATCGAGGTGGCCGTGGTCCAGTTTGTACCTGCCGGTCAGGAAGAACCAAGCGGCGCGGAACCCGTGTTCCTCCAGCATCCTTCGGATCCGGTTGTCGCGGCTTGCGAAGATGTATTCGCTGTCCACATCCGCGGTGAAGATCAGAGCCGCGCGCTTCCGATCCGGCCAGACCGGCGACCGGAGGTCGCTGAGCGCCCCGCCGTCCTGGAGCGAGCCCATGGCAGCAGCCAGACGTTGCACACCCGAACTGCGATCCGGGGCATCAGTGGGAGGCTTCTTGCCTGTCCGGCTGAAAACGCTCCGAAAGATGACGGCACGCAAACGGGCAGGAACCCTGTAAACATCAAAACCCGGAACCCGTGTGTAGATGGGCCGGCGCGGCTCCCGCCCGCGCATGTTAAGGCAGCCCCTGAGCCACTCGCCCATCTCAAACGCCCAATGAACCGGACCCTGGGCTGTGGCCCGGCTGCCGATCAGCCGACGACCCCGACCGTCGTCGGCCCACAACAGGGGTTGGCCGGGGGGACGGGCAACGATCTCCGGCAATGACACCGGCAGATAGAACTCGTCAGAAGGGTTCTCATCGAGCCATACCCTCGTCCACTTTACCCTGCTTGCTGCCATTGTGCGCCTCGGACCTGGTGGCCACCACGAGAACTCTCATCGCCAGCTTGCGTATCAGTGGGGTCGCGTTCAAGAGAGGGTTCATCGCTCTCAGCGCCCTGAATACCCGTCCCTGCGTGGCATGCGGAACAAAGTTGAGCGTGCGAATGAGTTCCACGGCGTACCCACACCGCTGAAACAGAAATCTGAGATTGCCGGGGGTCATCTCCTTGATGGCTCCCCACCACTGCCGCATCTCGTTCCGCCCCATCAGAACGCAAAACCAGTACACCGGGCTGAGAGCATTCATATCCAGAATGATCAGGCGTCCTTGCGGTCTCAATAAGCGACTCAGGTCATGCAGGACCCTCGCCTTGTCGGGAAGATAGCTGAAGGCATTGAATGAAACGATAACATCAAAACCGCCGAGGTCCTGCGCCCCGGCAATCTCCATGATGTCGAGGCAACGGAAGGTGGTGTTGGCAATGCCTCGTGCGGCGGCGACCTTAAGCATTTTTTCGCAGATATCGGTGGCGACAAGCTTCACCCCATAACTGGCCAGCATCTCGGTGGACGCCCCGTTGCCGCAGCCCAGTTCAAGCACCTCCATCCCGGGCTTGAAGTACGGCGACAGAATCCGTCGATAAAGCTGGCCGAAGCTGTACTGCCCTCCGGGCATGTCGGCACCGTGCTTCACGCCGTATTCCGGAGCAACCCGATTGAAGTACTCGATGATGGCCTCGCGACCGTTCTGCACGAGACAATTCCTTCCTGAAGGCCGGCCAAACGCGGAGAACCTGCACCTGCCGGCGGCAATCTACCATGCCCCATCTCCCGTCTCAAGCGCCGCAAGAGGTCTGTCCGGTCGCATCGCGCGAGTCCGGCACGGAGGCTTCGCGACAGTGCTCAGGAGGGCACGGCATTCCGACGGGAAGTCCTTGTTTGTCCGGGTTGTCTATCTCCAGTTCGTGAGCGTGCAGAGGATGGTGCAGCCGGCCAGCCCCAGTATGAAGGCGATGACACTTATGATGGCCAACCCGCGAGTGACCCTTCGCGGCCTTTGAAACCGCAGAGAAACGCCACAGAGAATGCCGCTCAGCGCAGAGACCAGCAGCACACCGACGGTCAGCCAAAACACCCATAGTGTGAACGTGTCGCGAACGTGTGTGTTTTTCAAGCTCAGGATGGTGCCCGTGCCGATGATACCGGGAATCCCAATCCCGGTGAGGGCGACGCAGCCCTTCGCGAAATGAAGTCGACGGCTCCCTTCTCATGTTTGCTCAGTGCTTCTTCCGGCATCTCCGGCTTCCTCAGATCTCCGTAAGAGTGTGCCATGAGCTCGGAAGACGATCGCGGCTCCGGCATATCTGCAGATGATACCTGTGTTCCGTTTCGCGTTTCAACGTGGTGCCTGTGTCTGCGGACGTTCTGCCCCGCGCTTGTAGTTGAGCCCGTTGGCGGCTACAAACCACACTCGATGTTTGCCAGATTAGGACAATTGATTGGTCGGCGACCGGGTGCCCTGATTACCATCTGGGCGCTGGTCGTCGCGGGCAGTGCCCTGTGGGCATTTCGCACCGACCCGCCGCCGCCACCGAAGACCGACTCGCTTCTGCCCGCCGATTGTGCTTACAACCGGGCCCTGGAACTGATCCACAGGGAATTCCCCGCTCTGGCGGCCCGCAGTCGGGTGGTGATCGTAGGTTACCGCGATACCGGCCTGGAACCGGCCGACCTCACGTGGCTGGGCACAGCCGCCCGGCAAGCGGCCCAAGCCGCGGCGTCGGTCACCGGCGTTGACTCTTGCGAGCGCGTTCTGTCTCCAGATGTGCCCTACCTCAAGCCGCGGTTGGTCAGCCCCGACGGTCAGGCCGCCATGGCCTTGGTCAACCTGCCCACGAACTTCATCAGCCCCATCACTGCCCGGGCGGTGAATGCGATCGACGAAGCCCTTGGCCGGATGCCGCGTCCCGTGGGCCTGACTGTCGAGATGACTGACAGCGCGGTTGGCGGCCGTGACTACGCTCTGAAAGCCGAGGAGGCCCTGGACCGCACCACCTTGGTCACGATCGTCGCCGTTCTGGCGATTCTGACTCTCGTGTATCGCTCGCCGGTGGGCGTGGTTGTGCCGCTTGTGTCCATTGGGGCGAGCGTGTTCCTGGCCTTCGTGGTGCTGGCCGCCCTGGCCAAAGGGGGCTGGGAAGTCTCCGACATGGAACGGATCTTCGCGGTGGTACTTATCTTTGGTGCCGGCGTGGACTATGCCCTGTTCTGGATCTCGCGGTATCGCGAGTCGCTCCAGACGAAGATCGAGTACGGACCCGCCGCCGTCCTGGCCACGCGCTTTGCCGGGCCGGCCATTCTGGCGGGAGCAGCCACCACCATCTGCGGCCTGTCAACCCTGATTCTCACTGATCTGGGACCAACTCGCAGCGCCGGCAAGGTTCTTGCCATCGTGCTGACCATCGGCCTGCTTGCCGCCCTGACGTTGGCCCCGCCCTTGTGCAGAGCGTTGCGGGGTGCCTTCTTCTGGCCGGTCGGTGCGGCCGGAGGCTCCAGCATCGGCCAGCGGCACCTGTGGCCCAGACTGGCTAGGATCGTGGCCGACAAACCCGTGCTCTGTTTGCTGGCCGGCACACTGCTCCTGGGGTTGCCGGCGTTGTATTCATTGCGGCTGCCTGCCCGATTCGATTCATTGAGCGAATTGCCGCCTGATTCGCCGTCCGCCCGCGGATTCGAGTTGATGACCCGGCATTTCAAGAAATCACAGCTCTATGCCGGCCCTTTGATGATCGAGTTCGAACATCCGCTGGCATTGCCGGACGCGCGGCAGCTCAGCCAGTCCATCTCCGACCGGATCGTCCCAATCAGCGGCGTCGATGATGTCTACTCGCTCGGTGCACCTCTGGGTCGCAAACAGAAGGCCGGAATGCCCCCACAGCTGGCGGGCCTTCTGTCACAGCTTGCCGCGGAGTTCTACATCTCGAAGTCCTCGGAGGTGCTGCGGCTGGAAATCCTCATCGATCACCTGCCTTTCTCGCCCGAGGCGATGAACATCGTGGAACAGGCCGCGTCGATAAGCCGGGAGGAAGCCGCTGAATATGCAGACAGGTACGGTCAGGCCCGGATTCTTGGCTCGGGATTGACGGCCTATGTGCTCTCGGTTCGCGACGTGGTCCAAGCCGACCAGCGGCGGGTTATGATTCTGGCCACGCTGGTGATCGGGCTTATCGTCCTGGGTCTCATTCGCCACCTGCGGTTGACCGTGTTCATGCTGTTGGCGACGTGGCTGACCTTTGGGGCAACCGTCACCTTCAGCGACCTGTTCTTCACTCGCGTAATGGGAACATACGGTCTGGACTGGAAAGTTCGGCTGATCGTGTTTGTCATCGTGGTGGCGGTGGGGCAGGATTATAATATCTTTCTGGCGGCTCGGCTGTTCCAGGAACTTCCGCAGGCGGGGCGGGCTGAAGCGGCTCGGCGGGCGATCGTGAGCACGGGCGCGGTGATCAGCAATTGCGGGCTCATCATGGCCGCCACGCTCGGATCTTTGTGGGCCGGCAAGCTGACGCTGTTGCAGCAGGCCGGGTTCAGCCTGGCCCTCGGAGTGCTGATCGACACGTTCTTTGTAAGACCGATTCTGATCCCGAGTTTCTTCCTGGTCGTCATGCGTTCCCGGGATCAAGGACAGGCGGAGGTCTCGCCGGTCGCCACTGCCGGTCAGACCGCGGGAGGCTTCGCGGTGCAGGCGCGTACGTATGCGGATCCCGAGAATACTGGCTCTGACTGATGTGAACATGGCCTCGCCGCCGGACCAGGCCGAGGAGCTGGTCGCCTTCTACACACAACTGGTGGGCCTGGATCATCTGCTCGATGAGTCAGACGAACGTCGCCAGGTCTTCCGCGGGGATCGCCGACGAGGACCGCGCATCGTGGTGTGGCTGCGCAGTCCTTTGAGAGAAGAGGACCGCCGGCGAGTTCTCATCCAAGTTGCTTCCCTGCGCGATTACGTCGAGCGCCTCAGCGAGGAGCGGATCTTCTGGCAGGAGATTCGGGGTTGGGGCTATTATGATCGACGGGTGTATGTTTTCGACCCCGCAGGCAACTTGGTCGAGTTGGTGTGCTATCATCCGTTCTAAGGCGGACCGTCTTTTTGCGGGCCGCAACCCAAGTGCTCTGCGATCCAGAAACATGCGCGCAAAACGCGCACCAGCCGCGACGGAAGAGGCTAATGTAACATACTTACTGACAACAAGTTACGAGATTGTGGCGCATACTGCAGCGGCGCAACAGGGGGCAGGATTACCCCACCGCTTGCAAAACGCGGCAGAATCATTTATATAAGAGATGACAACAGCCGAACTTGCCGTTATACTGTGAGTACCTTGTTTGAGTTTTGGCGGCACTCCCGGGTGACGCAAGACTCGGGAGCAGCAGGTATCATCTCCATCACTCGTCGGTTTCCCTTTTGGACCGTAGGTGAGTACTACTCCTGACGAGGATGCTTGTTGCGAGAGGCCGCGCCCGTTGCGGGTTTTCCGTCAAGACCGTCAAACGGGATGCTGACGATGGAGGAACAACGGGGTCAATGGGGTGGTGAGAAGCTCAAGGACGGTGTCGGATCACGTGCCGTGTTATATGTGGGCACGAGGCCGACCGCCTGAAGATGTCTCTCCCAGCAGTGTTGGCATCATAGATCGAAGGGAACGACGGATTGTGAAGCCCGGCAAGCCGATCATCGGTCTTACCGGCGGCATAGGGTCGGGCAAGAGCACTGTGGCGGGGTTTCTTCGGGATCTGGGAGCCGGGGTGATCGACGCCGACCGGCTCTCTCATGAGGAGCTCGATTCGCCTGAGGTCCTCCGGCAAATCCGCCTGTGGTGGGGCGACGACGTGGTGACGCCCGACGGGCGTGCCGACCGCTCGGCAATCCGCCGAATCGTGAGTGCCGACGCGGGTCAAAGGAAACGACTGGAGGACCTGGTTCATCCGCGAATCGACCGGCGGCGGCGAGAGTTGGCGGAGCAATACCGGATCGATCCGTCCGTGCGGGCAATCGTCCTGGATGCTCCTCTGTTGCACGAGGTAGGCCTTGACCGGGAATGTGATTGCCTCGTTTTCGTGGATGCGGATCGGGCCGTCCGCCTGGATCGGGTCCGGAAGCGGGGCTGGGGCCCACAGGATCTGGAGCGATTCGAAGAATCGCAGTTGCCACTGGACACGAAAAGAGATCGTGCCGATTACAGGGTGGTCAACAACTCGGACGTAGCCGACCTCCGCAGGCAGGTGGAAGAGGTTTTTTCCCGGATACTCGCCGGTTAGCAGACCCCGCACTCCAAACCATAGCGGTTTCCGGGTGTGATGCCGGTACGACAGCTTGAACTTGAAATGACTTTTGCAGGGGTGAGTACCCTAGCCAGTAAGTAGCAGGAGGAATGCCAGTATGGCGAGAGCCAGCGACAAGCCGAGAAGTTCGGCCAACCGCAACGGCGGACGCCGTAGAACCGTAAAGGACGACCCGCCGGTAGCGGCGGCCCCGGAAAAAGACGAGGAGGTCTTGTTTGGGGCCGACATCGACGACACCTCCTCCGAGGACTCGTCTCAGGATACCGTCGCAGCCGAGGAGCCGATTCCCACCACCAGCACTATCGACGCCGAGACACACGCCAAGTACGAGGAGGTCAAGCGGGGCGAACTGCACATCAGAGACCTCCAGAAGCTCAGCGTGGACGCCCTGCATGAAATCGCCAGGCAGGAAGGCCTCTCGGAGTATACAGGTCTGACCAAGTCGGAATTGATCTTCCGCATCCTCAAGGAGCGGATCCGCCAGAACGGCCTGATGTACGGCGAGGGCGTGCTTGAAATCCTGCCCGACGGCTTCGGTTTCCTCCGCAACCCCGAGTACAACTACCTTCCCTGCCCGGACGACATTTATGTCAGCCCGTCGCAGATCAGACGCTTCGGCCTGCGTACCGGGCACATCGTGGCCGGCCAGATCCGCCCGCCCAAGGAGTCGGAGCGGTATTTCGCCCTGCTTCGTGTCGAGGCGATCAACCTTGAGGATCCCGATCGCGTCACCGAGAAAACCAATTTCGAGGACCTGACCCCCCTGCACCCCGGCCCCAAGGATCCGAAGACCGCCAGGCTCGGCGTGGATGGTCGTCTGCGCTTCGAGACCACGCCGGACGAAATCAACATGCGCGTCGTCGATCTGGTGACGCCGATCGGCAAGGGCCAGCGTATGCTGATCGTGGCCCCGCCGCGCACCGGCAAAACCGTCCTTATGCAAAAGATGGCCAACGCCATCGCCGCCAACCACCCCGAGTGCTATGTGATCATCCTGCTGATCGACGAGCGCCCCGAGGAAGTGACCGAAATGCAGCGGGCGACCAAGGCCGAGGTGATCTCCTCGACCTTCGATGAGCCTGCCAGCCGGCACGTGCAGGTGGCCGAGATGGTCATCGAGAAGGCCAAGCGCATGGTCGAATACGGTCATGACGTCGTGATCCTGCTCGACTCGATCACCCGCCTGGCCCGGGCTTACAACACCGAAGTCCCGCACTCCGGCAAGATCCTGACCGGCGGTGTCGACGCCAACGCCCTGCAGAAGCCCAAGCGGTTTTTCGGCGCTGCCCGTAACATCGAGGAAGGCGGTTCGCTGACCATCATCGGTACCGCCCTGGTCGATACCGGCAGCAAGATGGATGAAGTGATCTTCGAGGAGTTCAAGGGCACCGGCAACAGCGAGTTGCATCTGGACCGCCGCCTCGTTGATCGCCGCACCTGGCCGGCCATCGACATCAATGCCAGCGGCACCCGCAAGGAAGAACTGCTGCTCGATCCGAACGAGCTCGAATTGGTCTACAAGCTTCGCCGCGTCTTGAGCGACATGAACGTGGTCGAGGCCATGGAACTGCTCCGCAGCCGCCTGCTGAAGGTCCGGACCAACGCGGAATTCCTCATGACCATGAACTTCTGACGCCAATATGACTTCACACGAGAAAGAGGATGGGACCCGCGCGGGTCTACCTCTGCGCAGGTTGCACTGATTGCCTGTCTGGCAACGGCTTGCGCATGCGACTGCCGATGCGTTGCAGACCCAGAACGTGCCATCGCGGTCCGGGTTGATTCTCCCACCCATCGCCTGTCCGGCGAATGAATCAGTTGTTGAGCATTCGATGCGCGGGCAGCAAGCTTTATCGTGATTCGACGCGATGCTCAAATCACCCAGGGCGCTCGCATGGGCCGGGAACGAAAGCCGTTCGCGTCCGCATCGGCGAACTCTTTCCGGGCCGGGTCGTATTTCATGTCCCGCTTGAGCCACATGCAGATATTCGCGGCATGCACCGTGGCCATCGAGTGATACATGACCTCGGCGTTGGCCACCGTCGGTTTTCGCGATCGGACGCAATCAAGGAAGTTCCGTGCGTGGTTCATGGGGCGGCCGGTCCGCTCCATGTACTCCTTCACGATCTTGTCGAAGTCCGCGAGCATGGCCGGGTTGGACACTTCTGGCTGCTTATCTCTGTCCGCTGCAGAGACCCAGCCCTCGGAGCCCTCGAACCGCATGCCGCACGACCCTTTCCACCAGCCCTCGCGGTGCAGAATCATCTTCACGCCGTTGGCAAACCTGGTGACCATGCCGTCGCCGGTGGAGTTCTTCACATATTGATATTCCACCGGCGAGGTGTCGAGCAGGTTAAGACCGGCCTGGGCTTGGGCAAACGTATGGGCGCCCCACTCGCCGATGCAACTGGTGTGGAAGTCATAATGACCTCGCCAGCCGCCGCGTGTGTACGTCGAGTTGAACGGCCGCCATGGGCACGGGCCAAGCCATAAATCCCAGTCGATTTCCTCCTTGGGCGGCAGCGGCTCCGGCGGCAGCCAGTCGTGCGTCAATTCAGCCGCGTCCCAAGGGGCGATGTGCGCCCGGGCGGTATGAACCTCTCCCAGTCGGCCGCTGCGGGCCATCTCGATGCAGAACACGAAGTTGGCTTCGCTGAGCCGCTGCGTGCCGGTTTGATAGATGCGCCCGTGCTTCTTCGCGGCGTCCACCACCGCCTGTCCTTCCGCAATAGTCATGCACGAGGGTTTCTCGCTGTAAACGTCCTTGCCGGCACGCATGGCCATCACCGTGGCCGGCGCGTGCCATCGATCACCCGTGGCGATGATCAAAGCGTCAATGTCGGTGCGCGTGG comes from Phycisphaerae bacterium and encodes:
- the rho gene encoding transcription termination factor Rho, translating into MARASDKPRSSANRNGGRRRTVKDDPPVAAAPEKDEEVLFGADIDDTSSEDSSQDTVAAEEPIPTTSTIDAETHAKYEEVKRGELHIRDLQKLSVDALHEIARQEGLSEYTGLTKSELIFRILKERIRQNGLMYGEGVLEILPDGFGFLRNPEYNYLPCPDDIYVSPSQIRRFGLRTGHIVAGQIRPPKESERYFALLRVEAINLEDPDRVTEKTNFEDLTPLHPGPKDPKTARLGVDGRLRFETTPDEINMRVVDLVTPIGKGQRMLIVAPPRTGKTVLMQKMANAIAANHPECYVIILLIDERPEEVTEMQRATKAEVISSTFDEPASRHVQVAEMVIEKAKRMVEYGHDVVILLDSITRLARAYNTEVPHSGKILTGGVDANALQKPKRFFGAARNIEEGGSLTIIGTALVDTGSKMDEVIFEEFKGTGNSELHLDRRLVDRRTWPAIDINASGTRKEELLLDPNELELVYKLRRVLSDMNVVEAMELLRSRLLKVRTNAEFLMTMNF
- a CDS encoding Gfo/Idh/MocA family oxidoreductase; the encoded protein is MKRTVLAGGAGVLAAPYIVPASVLGRNGAIPPSEKIVLGGLGIGGRGTHIVKWMLPEKDVQFVAVCDAQKSRREAVKKLVDAHYGNNDCAVYADMREFLATRTDIDALIIATGDRWHAPATVMAMRAGKDVYSEKPSCMTIAEGQAVVDAAKKHGRIYQTGTQRLSEANFVFCIEMARSGRLGEVHTARAHIAPWDAAELTHDWLPPEPLPPKEEIDWDLWLGPCPWRPFNSTYTRGGWRGHYDFHTSCIGEWGAHTFAQAQAGLNLLDTSPVEYQYVKNSTGDGMVTRFANGVKMILHREGWWKGSCGMRFEGSEGWVSAADRDKQPEVSNPAMLADFDKIVKEYMERTGRPMNHARNFLDCVRSRKPTVANAEVMYHSMATVHAANICMWLKRDMKYDPARKEFADADANGFRSRPMRAPWVI